caccttttgttttcagttttctctttttatatcctattctatcacacattcattactaattctaagaaaaggctGGGTTTTCTGTGGCAGTTTtaggaatgggaggtgtctcttccacgtgtgtctctttttatccagtggtccctctggtggtcttcagtgatgaagtaaggggtcttcctcaagtgtcctttccatgaGCTCCGAACTAGTAGTGTCCTTTCTATGGCTCCTCCTCTCTTTGCTCATGTGCAAAGAGTgtctcttccaccttcctccctcctccaccagtctttctagtttctaattatttattgctctgttatcttaagccaagtgtatacttttgtgatggttgtgcaaggagtTCAGCTCCATTCAAAACCCCCCTTGCcccctgtctgtggcctcttgccacgaattgatccgatcaaacatatatttctcacagaaagctggagcacctctcctaccaggacaggctgagggcattttgtctgttcagcctggaggaggggacCTACCCGCAGGggacctgcaagaaggctggggagagactgttcaGAAGAGTTTGTAACAATAGGATGAGAAACAATGGTTTTAAACAAGAGCAAGGTAGATTTAAGTTGGGCATTGTGAGAAAGCTCTTCACAAGTTCTTCatgagatgtggtggaggccccatccctggagacattcaaggttacacttgatggggccctgcaTAACTTTCCATACTCACTGCAAGAGGGTTGTCAAGCTGACCTttgggggtcctttccaacccagtgcattctgtgattctattaaaaaAGGCATCAGAGTCCACATCTGAGCAAACACACTGTGGCCTTGATGCTTTGAAAATGCAGAGCCAGGTGCTCTGCTTTCAACAATGCCCTGCACAGTCACTGGCACAGATGTGCtgagcactgaagggtcagggcagggagagcagcctcCATGTGGTTGTCCAGTCTGGCCATGTCAAAGCAGGCATCCATCCCCACCACTTGCTGTCTTGAAGCTGGGGGTTTGGGATTCCTCATGCAGGGACCTTTTGGCTGCTGGTCTTGCCAGGACTCCCCCGTGACTCAGTCACAGGCAGCATTGTGACTCCCCAGGGTTGTAGGCCAGGTGGTGCCTCTGGGGACCTTGCCAGGAGCTGACACTTTCCATTTTGCATCACACACGTCTGCCacagggggctgggagggggttgCCACTTCCCCTGTGGGGCGCAGAGCAAGAGACCAAGGGAGGGATGGAAGAGGGGGTCACGTATGCTGACCTGCGCTTGCCCCCCACACCAGGTAATGGCATGCTGTTCCCTGCCCCTAGCCCCCCTGGCAGGttctctgccctcctgcagcagcttgacTTCTGCAGGGTGCTCCTCCAACCCtgctcccccccttctctccttTTGGATATCCTCTCCCAAACGAGTCCTCTCCAGACCTATGCTGCCTGTTctcagggtggggggaaggaaagggctcAAGGGCAGAAGATGCTCTTTGCAACTCAGTGCCATAAGTGcacacaggctgctctgctctccctgccctgtgccaaacACTGTCTGCCGGAAGACAACTTCTAGGAAGGTCAAAGTTCTGCAAACAGGCTTGCCTGCAGTTTTCTGGattacactgctgcctcctgagaCCTTGCCCAGGTTTTCCTGGGCTGCTGTACCCCCAAGCCTGCAGAGCCTGGATTAACTCCCTTTCTCAGCTTCTCAGCAGTCGGTGCGTCTGTCCTGGTGCTGGGCagccctcagccttgctgtcctctcactgctgcttctgctgacacAAATCATCCTTGTTGGACTGATCTTCCACTGTGAGTACCTTCTTGTTGCTGGGCCTCTTTAGCTGGGGTTTTTGGGTCAGCGTTGGTGTCATAGGGTACACATACAGAGCTGCGGCTACTCCGCGAAGCTGGGCTTTCCTACTTCAAGCTGAGGGCATTACGAGTTTTGGGGCATGCAGAAAAATtgctgaggcacagacctcatgtGCTTAGCTGAGAGAAGAAGGTGAAGAGACTGCATGGGCTCAGGGACAGTCCTGGGGCACCCAACTCCATCGCGTGGTGACAAAATGaagaggagagcagtgacaCTGAAACTGAAAGGCAGAAGCACTTTCCCTGCAAGCTTGTTGTGTGATGGGCTCCCAAGCACAGCAAGGACCTTGTCGGGCTTGGCTGGCAGTCACCTAAAGCGGGGGACATCCTTGTCCATGACTATGGGGCTATCCTATGGGagatggcactgagtgctcttGGAAGCAGGAACTGATGGTTTGTGGAGACACTCTTGTGCTCTTCTCTAGATTTAGGACCACATGCCAGCTGTACCCATGGTTCCTGGAGCATGGAGGAGAACCCCTGCTATGGacaacagaccctgcaaggTAGGATAATCAGTGGGCTCCTTTGTGTGGTTTGGGGAGGGCCCAGCTGCTCCTTTTCAAAAGCAGGAATTGTCCTTACTCCAGAACATGCTCCCCCTTCAAGTCTTCCTTCACCCTCATGGCATGAAGAGCTGCCCTATTGCTGATGAACAGGTCACACTGCTGGTACACCTTTGGAAGagatgacagcagcagagctcgtGTGCTGGGCATGCCACTAACACCATGCTTATGGCTGTCACAAGCATGGTGTGACATGAAGCATTGGGCTGTTTCTTTCAACTGATCTTTCTGGTGAAGCTGAACTCTTGACTATGCTCCCAGTGCTTTGAAAGTGATATCCCAGTGCTTTGAATGACACTCCCAAACCTGaggctctcctcccttccccacttGTTTGATGCCAGCACCTTTATGTAAACAACGTATCTCTGGGGCTGGGATATGTGACCTGGGTTCCAGGGTAAGGGCATGTAGAATGTCCTCTCTTCTAGGCAGCCACTGGAGGACAGTGGCTTGGTGTGTACTGTGGCTGCTCCTCATCATCCAACAGTCTTTTGACCtaggggctgctggctgccctgccccagctgttcCCACAGGCTGTCTTTTGGTGTGCAGGGCAATGCCAGTTCTGCCCATCTGGCTGGCTCTGGGATGCAGGTCAGTGCTACTACTTCTCCTCTGGCAAAAAGAGCtgggagcaaagcagagaggacTGCTGCTCCAGAGGGGCACAGCTGGTCACCATCCGAGCCAATGCCACCCTGGTAAGTGCACCCTGTCTGGCTTATCCAACTCCCCATCATCTATCGGGCTGCCTTGGTGACCACCTCAAGGTCCCTCAGCAGTCACTCAGCCATCAGCAGCATCATGTCAGCTTCTTGGCTCTGGCTGACATACCCAAAGTCCAGCCAAATCTCCAAGCAGCAAGGCAGTTATGCTGTGGCCATGCTGTGCAGCTCACACAACTAACTGGCTGTCTGGTGCTGGTTGTCCCCTGTTGGAACTCATGTACATGCTCTCCTGCACTAGACTTTCCTGATGCGTACAGCAAACATGGAGGTCTTCCACGTGGGGCTGAAGCGGGATGGCTCCAGGTCTGACTGGAAGTGGCTGGATGGCACTTCACTAAAGGGGTGAGACTGTCAGCTTTTCCCCATCCAGGGCTGCTGAGGGTCTAGCATCAGGGCTTGGGGTGGTGACAAGAGAGACAGGCAGCCCACTGGCATACAAGGTCCATGTTTTGGCCatcttttgttttcctaagtAGAGCATTTCAGTCAAGGGAGGGGAAGATTTCAGGggcatgtcatagaatcatagaatcaaccaggttggaagagacctccaagatcatccagtccaacctatcccccatccctatccagtcaactagaccatgtcccagGTGCTCACACCCTGTCTTGGGGAGGGGCTGGCAGAGTTCTCCAAAAGTAGGTTTCCAAGCTTTGCctggtggagctggtgctgatcTCAGCCAGGAGGAATGTGGGGATGCTACATGAATAATGGAGCTGGGACCTGCGGTCaaacaggcagaggcagagggcagggcagaTTATAGCGTATGACCTAATTGGAAGGAGGGTCgcagggcacagtgctccacGGAGGAGGCAAGCTTTCccccacagcatctctgtgcaGCATCCAGTCTGTGGctagaggagctgcaggggggaTTCCATCAGCCCTTTCCTCCCATCCCATCTCAGCCCACTGTCTCCTTGCAGGCTTTTCCCAGTCCAGcgctccaccagctccttcttGGCCTGTGGCAGGGTGTCAGGCTTGGGACTGTCAGGAGGTCTGTGCATGGAAGCCCTTGGGTGGATCTGTGAGCAGAGAgcaaccaccctgcagtggcTCCAgtcttctcctcctgccttcctTTGGAGAGACACCACCTACACCTGTGTGGGGTCCTGATGACTGTGGGGACCACCCTGTTCACTGTCCAACCCCAAAGCCTTGACatccctgagtgctgctgcctccttgctgagACCTCTTTACCTCCCTAGGTATCTGCACATTGCTAATAAACGTTGGTGGCTGGATGTTGTGGCTGGCTTTGGGGGATGAAGGTGGTGGGGTAGAGGTGCATCCTCCAGAAAACTGAGTTGGTTGCATCGCTGCCTGATGTGAAATGGCAGCTGCCGTGGCTCTGAATGAAGTGACAGGGAGTCAGCAGAGACTTGAGCATGCTCATGGCCAGGTGTCAGGGTGGAGTAAATCCGGACTTTCTGATTGTGGTGGCTGCTTTGGATTTATGCTTCTCAGGAAggagagctgagaggtgactaTTTGCCTCCCAGGTCCCAGAGAGGCCTTGGACAGAGCAGCAAGTTGTCTCCTGGTGCCTGCCCAGgctgaggaggccacagcaaatGCCCTCACTTTACTTTGAGGCTGAGAGGTGTGTGAGAGCCTAAATAGCCTGCTGAGATTTTGCTTGAAGGGGTTTGGTCCTAGAGGCTGCCTTGGTTTTGATATATAGTTCATGGCTTATGCCAGCAACAAACATCTCTGGTGTGGACATCCTTGGAGTCCCTTCTGGCACATGTGGAGGACCCAagccctccccagtgcctgtGTTCTGTCTTGAGCAGGGGCTACAAGGGTGAAAGTGATGCATGGGGCAATATGGCTCTGCTGTGGCGAGAACACATGGCTCTCAGGGTCATACACAGCCTAAAGAGGGGAACAGAGATCAAGTTAAGCCCATGGAGCTCATTGAATGCCCTCACTCACTGAAGCTTGAGCTTACTGGAAATAAAACCACTATTTGCAAATGAGGCAGCTGCTTCCCCTTTTCTGCACAAGGGGAAAGACTGCACCCCACACGGTCTTGGCCACAGCCTGACACCAGACTGTGCAGAGCAAGACAAGACTGAGTcaacacactgctgctgccaaggcagGCTCCAGCCCACATGGCACAGAATGTAGTCTATGCTGACTTGAAGTTTACCACAGCCTCCTCGCCCACCACAACGCCCTGCCCCACAGACCCTGATGAGAACGACAGCCCCTACGAGAATGTGCCAGTGGAGACAGCACCCGCCGCACCCAGCCCAGGTGAGAGTCCAGCCACAACCACCCACACGGAGACGACCCAGCTCTGGGTGGGCAGTGGGTGGTGGCAGTGAGGCCACATGCTGATGCCCCTGAGCTCTCATCTCTTGCAGGCCACTGGCTCCGGTCTCATCGTGtgcccagagggctgctgccagcaaccctgctgctcttgctggtgGCCACCGTGGCCCTGGGGGCTTGCTGTGAGTTGAGACAGGGCCTGGGGGGAGCTTGCAGGGGGTAGGTACTGGGAGTGGGATTGgagctgggcaagggctgggctTCTGGGGGATTGGCATGGACACAGTGTGCCTGGGGCTTGTGGTCTGCAGCTGGCTGCTACATCCTCCTGCCTCTGACTGCTGCCTTCTTGCCTCCCCCTGCATACCCTCTGCCTCCCACTGCCTCCACTGCCTTCCCATGTCCTTCCCACTGCCTTCCTACTGACTTGCCACTTTCTCCCCGTGGACAGGCCTTTGCTTTCCGCTCTCTTTCCATTCAATTCCACTGCCGCCCGTTGCttgcccccagcccagcagctacTGGggcttccttcccttttccactGGCACCCTCGGCGCAGTCTCTGCCCGCAGCCACACGCTCTGGTCCCGATctcagctgccatggccacgcCCTGAGCAGAGTCAGGCCCCTGTGCGCTCGCCCAGGCTGTCCCCTCCTCACGCtccagctcatccagcctgtccccagactgGCAGGTCACTCGCAGGCTGCAGGACACCTCCCGTGAGCACGCCGCCGAGCAGGGCCACCTCTCGCAGCAGCTGAGCGTgcgggagcagagcctggagcagacgcagctggagctggcagggacCAGAGCGGAGCTGCAGCGAGCGTGGCAGCAGGGaaacagcagccagctggagctgagcGAGCAGAGCGCCAGGCTTGAGcgtgccaggcaggagctggccctgctgcagaagCGGCTCAGGGACAGCGAGAGCGCCGTCAGCAGCCTGCGTGCCTGCGTGAACACAGGTAGAGCTGCCAAGGGAGCTGCCgatggcagccaggctgggcgcCTGAGGCATCCGTCAGGGGGAGAACCTGAGCCGTGCCCTGCTCCTAGAGTGCTGCCCCTCGGGCTGGGTGCTCTACCGGAGCAAGTGCCTCTTTGTCTCCCGGGAGAGGAAGAGCTGGCGGAGCAGCTGCGATGACTGCAGGAGGAGGTCCGCTCAGCTGCTGATCCAAGGCCACTGGCCATCGTGGACGCTGCCGGTACAGAgcgggaggggctggggcacctcGGGAGGCTGGGAGCAAGGCGGGGGCTGTGCTGGCCTCTGGGAGGCAAGCAGCAGCGGCACCCCTGCAGGTGCCCCACCGTGAGCCCTGGGTACCCCTCCTGCCAGTCCGTGTGAAGAAGCACGACccgctccagggcaccagggcgCCGTGCAGGTGCTGGGCTTAGGGTGGGTGGTGAACAGCTTTCCTCCCCGCAGTATTTTGTGCAGGCAGATTATGGCTGGTACTGGACTGGGGAAGGACAGCAAACGCATCgtgacagagctgggcagatgGATGTGAGGGCAAACACGGAGTAAGTTTTCTGCTTACACAGGCGGGACTACTGTATGGCATGACAGCAAGCAGGCCGACTCCTTGGCATGAGCACTTGTCCTTTGGCcatgctgaggagctgctgtttCGCTCCCGTGAAACCTCCATGCGGTGGGGGTGATTACTCAATGAGGGAGGATTCTCCGGGGAGCAGCCAGCCGCAGTgtgcactgccacatctccgCGTGGCCGAGCGGGAGGGTAGCTGGAGGAACGAACGTGGCCCTTCCTCAGACTGCTCCTAGTGCCAGCACCCGATCTGCCTGGTGGTGCCGAAACTGGTGGGAAGAGGCACCCATGATGAaggtgctggcactgctcttcTGAGATGCACTTCTTTTGTAGGTGCAGTtatcctgcaggctgctggctatTAGCTAATGGGAAAATAGAGAGTTCAGAATGCTGGGAAAAGAGACAGTGGATCTGTGAGCAGCCCCCGAACCTAAGCAGTGCATATGAGACCCACTTCTGGTCTAGGACTGACTACATTGCCAGACGTCTGCATTGAGACTGACTAAGGTGCCAGCCCTCTTCGTTGCAGGACTTGGGAGCAGGAGATCAGAGTGCACCATGACAGCCTCCACCCTGTGCATGCTTTCCCCTAGCTGCATTGTAAAGCACCTAGATAGGGTGGAAAACAGACTCTATTTCCCTGCttgacacacaaaaaaacaatTATACCTCCTTTTACTGGCCCACTGCATGTTCCTGTCTGCCTGCAAAGGCCAGCACCTGCCTACTGTGCTCCTTAAATGTTGCCAAAGGCACCAGAGGCTGGTGCAGGATGTGCTGTTTGCATCTTTTTGGAGGTTGTGCCATTGATGTTCCAAGTAAATAACCTTCACAGAATTCTGTGGATTTACTGCTTGTAGCCTCAACATAGCAGCTCACATGctcttctttctcctgcctCTATCAGCTGCCTATGGCTTCGAGATGGCATTGTCTGAGGAGGGTAAAGTCAGTAGTGCCAGCCTTGTGAGAAACTGCTGGGAAATGATGGAGAAaatggaggagcagcagcgagCCCTGAGACCATGGAAGAGATGAGGCAGTGCTGGGGAACCCTGATACCATGAGAGATGAATGAGAGGACCTTGACACCACATTGTGGGAGATGGTTGAGACTGTGGGGGGAAAATTGGTCCAGTGAAGAGCCTTGATGTTGTGGAGGAAATGAGAAAGCACTGGAGAACCCTGACACAACGAGAAATGAATCAGAGCCCT
Above is a window of Pogoniulus pusillus isolate bPogPus1 chromosome Z, bPogPus1.pri, whole genome shotgun sequence DNA encoding:
- the LOC135173679 gene encoding killer cell lectin-like receptor subfamily G member 1, with the protein product MEEGVTYADLRLPPTPASQQSVRLSWCWAALSLAVLSLLLLLTQIILVGLIFHYLGPHASCTHGSWSMEENPCYGQQTLQGQCQFCPSGWLWDAGQCYYFSSGKKSWEQSREDCCSRGAQLVTIRANATLTFLMRTANMEVFHVGLKRDGSRSDWKWLDGTSLKGLFPVQRSTSSFLACGRVSGLGLSGGLCMEALGWICEQRATTLQWLQSSPPAFLWRDTTYTCVGS
- the LOC135173234 gene encoding B-cell differentiation antigen CD72-like, giving the protein MAQNVVYADLKFTTASSPTTTPCPTDPDENDSPYENVPVETAPAAPSPGHWLRSHRVPRGLLPATLLLLLVATVALGACYWQVTRRLQDTSREHAAEQGHLSQQLSVREQSLEQTQLELAGTRAELQRAWQQGNSSQLELSEQSARLERARQELALLQKRLRDSESAVSSLRACVNTECCPSGWVLYRSKCLFVSRERKSWRSSCDDCRRRSAQLLIQGHWPSWTLPYFVQADYGWYWTGEGQQTHRDRAGQMDVRANTECSYPAGCWLLANGKIESSECWEKRQWICEQPPNLSSAYETHFWSRTDYIARRLH